One Solibacillus sp. R5-41 DNA segment encodes these proteins:
- the rplA gene encoding 50S ribosomal protein L1, with amino-acid sequence MAKKGKKLQEAAKLIDRAALYSVEEAVALAQKTSTVNFDATVEVAFKLGIDTRKNDQQIRGAVVLPHGTGKTQRVLVFAKGEKLKEAEAAGADYVGDAEYIQKIQQGWFEFDVIVATPDMMGEVGKLGRVLGPKGLMPNPKTGTVTFDVTKAIEEIKAGKVEYRAEKAGIIHAPIGKVSFDTKNLVENFLAVFEVVQKAKPAAAKGTYMKSVNITTTMGPAVKVDASAVTK; translated from the coding sequence ATGGCTAAAAAAGGTAAAAAACTGCAAGAAGCAGCTAAATTAATCGACCGCGCAGCTCTATATTCTGTAGAAGAAGCAGTAGCTTTAGCGCAAAAAACAAGCACAGTAAACTTTGATGCAACTGTAGAAGTAGCATTTAAATTAGGTATCGATACTCGTAAAAATGACCAACAAATCCGTGGTGCAGTTGTACTTCCACACGGTACTGGTAAAACTCAACGCGTATTAGTTTTCGCTAAAGGTGAAAAACTTAAAGAAGCAGAAGCTGCTGGCGCTGATTATGTAGGTGATGCAGAGTACATCCAAAAGATCCAACAAGGTTGGTTTGAATTCGATGTAATCGTAGCAACTCCTGACATGATGGGTGAAGTTGGTAAACTTGGACGTGTATTAGGTCCTAAAGGTTTAATGCCAAACCCTAAAACAGGCACAGTTACTTTTGACGTAACAAAAGCTATCGAAGAAATTAAGGCTGGTAAAGTTGAATACCGTGCTGAAAAAGCTGGTATCATCCACGCACCAATCGGTAAAGTTTCTTTCGATACTAAAAACTTAGTAGAAAACTTCTTAGCGGTATTTGAAGTAGTTCAAAAAGCAAAACCTGCTGCAGCAAAAGGTACTTACATGAAGTCTGTAAACATTACAACTACAATGGGTCCTGCTGTAAAAGTTGACGCTAGCGCAGTAACTAAATAA
- the rplK gene encoding 50S ribosomal protein L11, whose translation MAKKVIKVVKLQIPAGKANPAPPVGPALGQAGVNIMGFCKEFNARTADQAGLIIPVEISVFEDRSFTFITKTPPAAVLLKVAAGIQSGSGEPNRKKVATVKRDKVREIAEQKMPDLNAASVEAAMLMVEGTARSMGITIED comes from the coding sequence GTGGCTAAAAAAGTTATTAAAGTTGTAAAACTTCAAATCCCTGCTGGTAAAGCAAACCCAGCGCCACCGGTTGGTCCTGCATTAGGTCAAGCAGGTGTTAACATTATGGGATTCTGTAAAGAATTTAACGCTCGTACTGCTGATCAAGCTGGTCTTATTATCCCAGTTGAAATTTCAGTATTCGAAGACCGTTCATTCACTTTCATTACTAAAACTCCACCTGCAGCAGTATTACTTAAAGTAGCGGCTGGTATCCAATCTGGATCTGGTGAACCAAATCGTAAAAAAGTTGCAACGGTTAAACGTGATAAAGTTCGCGAAATCGCAGAACAAAAAATGCCAGACCTTAACGCTGCTTCAGTTGAAGCTGCTATGTTAATGGTTGAAGGTACTGCACGAAGCATGGGTATTACTATCGAAGACTAA
- the nusG gene encoding transcription termination/antitermination protein NusG, translated as MEKNWYVVHTYSGYENRVKANLEKRVETMGMQDKIFRVIVAEHEEIDVKEDGKKKAVMRKVFPGYVLVELIMTDDAWYVVRNTPGVTGFIGSSGGGVKPTPLLPEEADRLLEQMGMTETLIGEVDITVGEVVEVLEGPFAHFQGRVEEVDVENAKIKVHVDMFGRETVMELEFAQVKKI; from the coding sequence ATGGAAAAAAATTGGTATGTAGTTCATACTTATTCTGGTTATGAAAACCGAGTAAAAGCAAATCTAGAAAAACGTGTTGAAACAATGGGGATGCAGGATAAAATTTTCCGCGTTATCGTTGCAGAACATGAAGAGATTGATGTAAAAGAAGATGGTAAGAAAAAGGCGGTAATGCGTAAAGTGTTCCCAGGTTACGTATTAGTAGAACTAATCATGACAGATGACGCGTGGTATGTAGTGCGTAATACACCGGGTGTAACTGGATTTATCGGTTCTTCAGGTGGTGGGGTAAAACCAACGCCGTTATTACCAGAAGAAGCAGATCGTCTACTTGAACAAATGGGCATGACAGAAACACTGATTGGTGAAGTAGATATTACTGTTGGTGAAGTTGTAGAAGTATTGGAAGGACCTTTTGCGCACTTCCAAGGTCGCGTTGAAGAAGTTGATGTCGAAAATGCGAAAATAAAAGTACATGTTGATATGTTTGGCCGCGAAACAGTAATGGAACTGGAGTTTGCCCAAGTTAAAAAAATATAA
- the secE gene encoding preprotein translocase subunit SecE — translation MSKVTNFLQDVGSEMRKTSWPKSKELTKYTVVVISTVIVMALFFTVVDLGFSELFRWFLSL, via the coding sequence ATGAGTAAAGTGACAAACTTTTTACAAGATGTCGGTTCAGAAATGCGCAAAACAAGCTGGCCGAAAAGTAAAGAGCTAACAAAGTATACAGTAGTAGTTATTTCAACAGTTATTGTAATGGCGTTATTCTTTACAGTAGTAGATTTAGGATTCTCAGAATTATTCCGTTGGTTCTTGTCTTTATAA
- the rpmG gene encoding 50S ribosomal protein L33, which yields MAKKVVISCEKCGSRNYNVPRKEGTTERLELKKFCSHCNEHTVHKQTL from the coding sequence ATGGCGAAGAAAGTTGTTATAAGTTGTGAAAAATGCGGTTCAAGAAACTACAATGTACCAAGAAAAGAAGGTACAACAGAACGTCTTGAATTAAAGAAATTTTGCTCGCATTGCAATGAACATACAGTGCATAAACAAACGTTATAA
- the sigH gene encoding RNA polymerase sporulation sigma factor SigH: MLKSEKIQVIQQFEQLTDEALVGQVHLGNADALDFLISKYRLFVKAKARSYFLIGADKEDIIQEGMIGLYKAIRDFKEDKLASFRAFAELCITRQIITAIKTATRQKHIPLNSYISLDKPIYDEESERTLMDVITSPISEDPEHLMINREDYSHLEKKMSEVLSELEQQVLIRYLEGQSYNEISEELNRHVKSIDNALQRVKRKLERHIELKEMT, from the coding sequence TTGCTTAAAAGTGAAAAGATTCAAGTCATACAGCAGTTTGAACAATTAACAGATGAAGCCCTTGTTGGACAAGTGCATCTAGGCAATGCGGATGCGTTAGATTTTTTGATTTCGAAATATCGGCTTTTTGTGAAAGCAAAAGCTAGATCTTATTTTTTAATTGGTGCGGATAAAGAAGATATCATTCAAGAAGGAATGATTGGCTTGTATAAGGCGATTCGTGACTTTAAGGAAGATAAACTTGCGTCGTTCCGTGCATTTGCAGAATTATGTATTACAAGACAAATTATTACTGCCATTAAAACGGCGACACGTCAAAAGCATATTCCGCTTAATTCATATATTTCATTAGACAAACCGATTTATGATGAAGAGTCGGAGCGTACATTGATGGATGTCATCACGAGCCCGATTTCAGAGGATCCTGAGCATTTAATGATCAATCGTGAGGATTATAGTCATCTTGAGAAGAAAATGAGTGAAGTATTAAGTGAGTTGGAACAGCAAGTGTTGATTCGTTATCTAGAAGGACAATCATATAATGAAATTTCAGAAGAATTGAATCGGCATGTGAAATCAATTGATAATGCGTTACAGCGTGTGAAGCGGAAATTAGAGCGTCATATTGAGTTGAAAGAAATGACTTAA
- a CDS encoding NYN domain-containing protein has product MQNILLVDGYNMIGAWSELRPLREPNFEDARNRLIERMAEYKAHTGWRVIVVFDAHLVPGTEQLYVRHAVEVIYTRKNETADERIEKLSTELKGRKVQIHVATSDMTEQNVVFGHGALRKSAREFEIEMQIIQSKISAKVKETQGEKPASRIKLSKDVELQFEKWRRGLK; this is encoded by the coding sequence ATGCAAAATATATTGCTAGTAGATGGCTATAATATGATTGGTGCATGGAGTGAGTTGCGTCCGTTACGTGAGCCGAATTTTGAAGATGCGCGAAATCGTTTAATTGAACGCATGGCCGAATATAAAGCACACACTGGATGGCGAGTAATTGTTGTGTTCGATGCACATCTCGTTCCGGGCACCGAACAGTTATATGTACGACATGCTGTGGAGGTCATTTACACACGTAAAAATGAAACAGCAGACGAACGCATTGAAAAGTTATCGACTGAGCTAAAAGGAAGAAAAGTTCAAATTCATGTCGCGACATCCGATATGACTGAGCAAAATGTTGTATTTGGACATGGTGCATTACGCAAATCTGCGCGTGAGTTTGAAATTGAAATGCAAATAATCCAATCAAAAATTTCGGCAAAAGTAAAAGAAACGCAAGGGGAAAAACCTGCCTCGAGAATTAAATTATCAAAAGATGTAGAGTTACAATTTGAAAAATGGCGGAGAGGCCTTAAGTAA
- the rlmB gene encoding 23S rRNA (guanosine(2251)-2'-O)-methyltransferase RlmB translates to MTEQNGEMIAGKNPILEALRSGREMNKIWVAEGVKKTGINELLDLARERGVLVQFVPKKKVDQLTDANHQGVVASVAAYDYAELDDLFNAAQAKKEDPFFILLDELEDPHNLGSIMRTADAIGAHGIIIPKRRAVGLTAVVAKASTGAIEHVPVVRVTNLAQTVDELKERGVWIAGTDAKGSADYRKMDATLPLALIIGSEGKGMSRLLKDKCDFLYHLPMIGHVTSLNASVAAALLMYEVYRKRQEVNG, encoded by the coding sequence ATGACGGAACAAAATGGAGAAATGATTGCAGGTAAGAATCCGATATTAGAGGCGCTTCGTTCAGGTCGTGAAATGAATAAGATCTGGGTTGCAGAAGGTGTAAAGAAAACAGGAATTAATGAATTGCTTGATTTAGCACGAGAGCGCGGCGTTTTAGTGCAATTCGTACCAAAGAAGAAAGTGGATCAATTAACCGATGCGAATCACCAAGGTGTGGTGGCATCGGTTGCTGCCTATGATTATGCAGAGCTAGATGATTTATTCAATGCTGCGCAAGCAAAAAAAGAAGATCCATTCTTTATCTTATTAGATGAATTAGAAGACCCACATAATTTAGGGTCAATTATGCGTACAGCCGATGCGATTGGCGCGCACGGAATCATTATACCGAAACGTCGCGCGGTTGGTTTAACGGCGGTAGTAGCAAAAGCTTCAACGGGTGCCATTGAGCATGTTCCAGTTGTGCGTGTTACAAATTTAGCGCAAACGGTGGATGAATTAAAGGAACGTGGTGTATGGATTGCTGGAACAGATGCAAAAGGTTCAGCAGATTATCGGAAAATGGATGCAACGTTACCACTTGCTTTAATTATTGGTAGCGAAGGAAAAGGAATGAGCCGTCTATTAAAAGATAAATGTGATTTCTTATACCACTTACCAATGATTGGACATGTAACATCTTTAAATGCTTCGGTAGCAGCGGCATTACTTATGTACGAAGTGTATCGCAAGCGACAAGAAGTTAACGGATGA